A single Mangifera indica cultivar Alphonso chromosome 20, CATAS_Mindica_2.1, whole genome shotgun sequence DNA region contains:
- the LOC123204421 gene encoding probable serine/threonine-protein kinase SIS8 isoform X2: MKNLLKKLHVMANPSEDSERSASSKITKNKKSPSPPSSSNVTKAERTTEAVDLVSASGSDVVLDTARRDSGSTNSRDPDIEEEYQIQLALELSAKEDPEAVQIEAVKQISLGSCDPGNTPAEVVAYRYRNYSSLSYDDKILDGFYDLYGILMASSSDRMPSLVDLQGTPVSDCVTWEAVLVNRAADANLLNLEQKALEVAVKLRSRTLASVSRDLVQKLAVLVAEHMGGPVEDPENMSRGFQSFSYSLKATLGSMVLPLGSLKIGLARHRALLFKVIADSVGIPCRLVKGLQYTGSDDVAMNFVRIDDGREYIVDLMADPGTLIPSDAVGSHIDYDDSFYSASPLSRDIDSSHVASSSSGVGSSFEEHSEIGTSDKRTRFRSSVAIAGQSEDSGKFGTSSNFPETIRGEEESNKIPSNIERVPAQEFPGRSSYPFTHARSPSWTEGVSSPAARRMKVKDVSQYMIDAAKENPQLAQKLHDVLLESGVVAPPNLFTEICQEQLDASTAEVRSPTEMKDEYKRGIESRESKDQDDLSPPRFLPPLPRHRVHSKATPHFDQPEYVNKPNEGLGFNFSDIREGTGQPTSLQSDATPVKYCKDVPVAAAAAAAAAAVVASSMVVAAAKSNTDSNIELPVAAAATATAAAMVATTAAVTKQYEQGARSDGDTDSAGNEPCDSGGQEHGSFRQNTEGERLLDRSAGNESTKSDLDDVAECEIPWEELTLGERIGLGSYGEVYRGEWHGTEVAVKRFLDQDISGESLVEFKKEVLIMRKVRHPNVVLFMGAVTRVPNLSIVTEFLPRGSLYRLLHRPSNQLDERRRLRMALDAARGMNYLHNCTPVIVHRDLKSPNLLVDKNWVVKVCDFGLSRMKNSTFLSSRSTAGTAEWMAPEVLRNEPSDEKCDVYSFGVILWELSTMQQPWGGMNPMQVVGAVGFQHRRLDIPDNMDPAIADIIQKCWQTDPRLRPTFAEIMAALKPLQKPITSSLVPRPSA, encoded by the exons ATGAAGAATCTTCTCAAGAAGCTTCATGTCATGGCTAATCCATCGGAAGATTCAGAAAGATCTGCTTCATCAAAGATTA ctaaaaataaaaaaagtccaAGTCCACCATCTTCCTCAAATGTGACAAAAGCTGAAAGAACAACTGAGGCAGTTGACTTGGTTAGTGCTAGTGGCTCAGATGTTGTTTTGGATACTGCGAGGCGCGACTCAGGGTCCACCAACTCCAGGGATCCTGATATAGAGGAAGAGTATCAGATTCAATTGGCTTTGGAGTTGAGTGCGAAGGAGGATCCTGAGGCTGTTCAGATTGAGGCTGTTAAACAAATCAGTTTAGGTTCTTGTGATCCTGGAAATACTCCTGCTGAAGTTGTCGCATATAGATACAGG AATTACAGTTCTCTTAGCTATGATGACAAGATCTTGGATGGATTTTATGACCTGTATGGAATATTGATGGCGTCCTCCTCAGACAGAATGCCATCCCTTGTTGATTTGCAAGGAACACCTGTTTCAGATTGTGTCACTTGGGAAGCGGTTTTGGTCAATAGAGCTGCTGATGCAAATTTGTTAAACCTTGAACAGAAGGCCCTTGAGGTGGCTGTCAAGTTAAGATCACGAACTCTAGCTTCTGTGAGCAGAGATTTAGTGCAAAAGCTTGCTGTTTTAGTTGCTGAACACATGGGTGGACCAGTTGAGGATCCTGAAAACATGTCAAGAGGATTTCAAAGTTTTAGTTACAGTTTGAAAGCAACTCTTGGTAGTATGGTCTTGCCACTTGGTTCCCTGAAAATTGGTTTGGCTCGTCACCGTGCATTGTTGTTTAAG GTTATCGCTGATAGTGTGGGCATCCCCTGCCGGTTGGTGAAGGGACTGCAATATACAGGTTCTGATGATGTGGCAATGAATTTTGTTAGGATTGATGATGGAAG GGAGTACATTGTTGACCTAATGGCAGATCCTGGAACTCTTATTCCTTCTGATGCAGTTGGATCACATATAGATTATGATGATTCTTTTTACTCAGCCAGTCCTTTATCCAGAGACATTGACTCATCTCATGTAGCCTCCTCCAGCAGTGGGGTTGGGAGCTCATTCGAAGAACATTCTGAGATTGGGACATCTGACAAGAGAACCAGGTTCAGGAGTTCTGTTGCTATAGCTGGTCAATCTGAAGACTCTGGAAAATTTGGTACTTCTTCAAATTTTCCTGAAACAATTAGAGGTGAGGAAGAATCCAATAAAATTCCTTCCAATATTGAGAGGGTGCCAGCACAAGAATTTCCGGGCAGGTCTAGTTATCCTTTTACACATGCAAGATCTCCTTCCTGGACTGAAGGTGTTAGCTCTCCGGCAGCACGTAGAATGAAAGTGAAAGATGTTTCACAGTACATGATTGATGCTGCCAAAGAGAATCCACAATTGGCTCAGAAGCTTCATGATGTGTTGCTTGAAAGTGGTGTTGTTGCTCCTCCAAATTTGTTTACTGAAATCTGTCAAGAGCAATTAGATGCATCCACAGCCGAGGTCAGGTCTCCAACTGAAATGAAGGATGAATATAAACGGGGTATTGAAAGCAGAGAAAGTAAGGATCAAGATGATCTGAGTCCACCTCGTTTTTTGCCTCCGCTACCCCGTCATAGAGTGCATTCTAAGGCAACTCCTCATTTTGACCAACCTGAGTATGTTAATAAGCCCAACGAAGGTTTAGGGTTCAATTTTTCTGATATAAGGGAAGGGACTGGACAGCCTACCTCACTGCAGTCTGATGCGACACCCGTAAAATACTGTAAAGATGTCCCTGTTGCTGCTGCGGCAGCTGCAGCAGCAGCTGCTGTTGTTGCATCTTCAATGGTAGTAGCTGCAGCAAAGTCAAACACTGACTCAAATATTGAACTGCCTGTGGCTGCTGCAGCCACTGCTACTGCCGCAGCTATGGTAGCAACAACTGCTGCTGTGACAAAGCAGTATGAGCAGGGTGCACGAAGTGATGGAGATACAGATTCTGCTGGTAATGAGCCATGTGATAGTGGAGGACAGGAACATGGTTCTTTTAGGCAAAATACAGAAGGTGAGAGACTATTGGATAGGTCAGCTGGCAATGAGAGCACAAAATCTGATCTTGATGATGTTGCGGAATGTGAGATTCCATGGGAGGAACTCACCTTGGGTGAACGTATTGGACTAG GATCATATGGAGAGGTATATCGAGGGGAATGGCATGGAACT GAAGTTGCTGTGAAGAGGTTCCTAGACCAAGATATTTCTGGCGAATCACTAGTAGAATTCAAAAAAGAG GTGCTAATCATGAGAAAGGTTAGGCACCCAAATGTTGTTCTCTTCATGGGAGCTGTAACTCGTGTTCCAAATCTTTCAATTGTTACAGAATTTCTTCCTAG AGGTAGTTTGTATAGGTTACTTCATCGTCCAAGCAATCAGTTAGATGAGCGGAGGCGCTTGAGGATGGCCCTGGATGCT GCTCGGGGAATGAATTACTTGCACAACTGCACACCGGTAATTGTACATCGTGATTTGAAGTCTCCAAATCTTCTAGTTGATAAAAATTGGGTCGTCAAG GTATGTGATTTTGGATTATCACGGATGAAGAACAGCACATTTCTCTCTTCAAGGTCAACTGCTGGAACG GCCGAGTGGATGGCTCCAGAAGTGCTTAGAAATGAACCTTCAGACGAAAA GTgtgatgtttatagttttggggtCATACTATGGGAGCTATCAACGATGCAACAGCCATGGGG
- the LOC123204421 gene encoding probable serine/threonine-protein kinase SIS8 isoform X3, whose protein sequence is MASSSDRMPSLVDLQGTPVSDCVTWEAVLVNRAADANLLNLEQKALEVAVKLRSRTLASVSRDLVQKLAVLVAEHMGGPVEDPENMSRGFQSFSYSLKATLGSMVLPLGSLKIGLARHRALLFKVIADSVGIPCRLVKGLQYTGSDDVAMNFVRIDDGREYIVDLMADPGTLIPSDAVGSHIDYDDSFYSASPLSRDIDSSHVASSSSGVGSSFEEHSEIGTSDKRTRFRSSVAIAGQSEDSGKFGTSSNFPETIRGEEESNKIPSNIERVPAQEFPGRSSYPFTHARSPSWTEGVSSPAARRMKVKDVSQYMIDAAKENPQLAQKLHDVLLESGVVAPPNLFTEICQEQLDASTAEVRSPTEMKDEYKRGIESRESKDQDDLSPPRFLPPLPRHRVHSKATPHFDQPEYVNKPNEGLGFNFSDIREGTGQPTSLQSDATPVKYCKDVPVAAAAAAAAAAVVASSMVVAAAKSNTDSNIELPVAAAATATAAAMVATTAAVTKQYEQGARSDGDTDSAGNEPCDSGGQEHGSFRQNTEGERLLDRSAGNESTKSDLDDVAECEIPWEELTLGERIGLGSYGEVYRGEWHGTEVAVKRFLDQDISGESLVEFKKEVLIMRKVRHPNVVLFMGAVTRVPNLSIVTEFLPRGSLYRLLHRPSNQLDERRRLRMALDAARGMNYLHNCTPVIVHRDLKSPNLLVDKNWVVKVCDFGLSRMKNSTFLSSRSTAGTAEWMAPEVLRNEPSDEKCDVYSFGVILWELSTMQQPWGGMNPMQVVGAVGFQHRRLDIPDNMDPAIADIIQKCWQTDPRLRPTFAEIMAALKPLQKPITSSLVPRPSA, encoded by the exons ATGGCGTCCTCCTCAGACAGAATGCCATCCCTTGTTGATTTGCAAGGAACACCTGTTTCAGATTGTGTCACTTGGGAAGCGGTTTTGGTCAATAGAGCTGCTGATGCAAATTTGTTAAACCTTGAACAGAAGGCCCTTGAGGTGGCTGTCAAGTTAAGATCACGAACTCTAGCTTCTGTGAGCAGAGATTTAGTGCAAAAGCTTGCTGTTTTAGTTGCTGAACACATGGGTGGACCAGTTGAGGATCCTGAAAACATGTCAAGAGGATTTCAAAGTTTTAGTTACAGTTTGAAAGCAACTCTTGGTAGTATGGTCTTGCCACTTGGTTCCCTGAAAATTGGTTTGGCTCGTCACCGTGCATTGTTGTTTAAG GTTATCGCTGATAGTGTGGGCATCCCCTGCCGGTTGGTGAAGGGACTGCAATATACAGGTTCTGATGATGTGGCAATGAATTTTGTTAGGATTGATGATGGAAG GGAGTACATTGTTGACCTAATGGCAGATCCTGGAACTCTTATTCCTTCTGATGCAGTTGGATCACATATAGATTATGATGATTCTTTTTACTCAGCCAGTCCTTTATCCAGAGACATTGACTCATCTCATGTAGCCTCCTCCAGCAGTGGGGTTGGGAGCTCATTCGAAGAACATTCTGAGATTGGGACATCTGACAAGAGAACCAGGTTCAGGAGTTCTGTTGCTATAGCTGGTCAATCTGAAGACTCTGGAAAATTTGGTACTTCTTCAAATTTTCCTGAAACAATTAGAGGTGAGGAAGAATCCAATAAAATTCCTTCCAATATTGAGAGGGTGCCAGCACAAGAATTTCCGGGCAGGTCTAGTTATCCTTTTACACATGCAAGATCTCCTTCCTGGACTGAAGGTGTTAGCTCTCCGGCAGCACGTAGAATGAAAGTGAAAGATGTTTCACAGTACATGATTGATGCTGCCAAAGAGAATCCACAATTGGCTCAGAAGCTTCATGATGTGTTGCTTGAAAGTGGTGTTGTTGCTCCTCCAAATTTGTTTACTGAAATCTGTCAAGAGCAATTAGATGCATCCACAGCCGAGGTCAGGTCTCCAACTGAAATGAAGGATGAATATAAACGGGGTATTGAAAGCAGAGAAAGTAAGGATCAAGATGATCTGAGTCCACCTCGTTTTTTGCCTCCGCTACCCCGTCATAGAGTGCATTCTAAGGCAACTCCTCATTTTGACCAACCTGAGTATGTTAATAAGCCCAACGAAGGTTTAGGGTTCAATTTTTCTGATATAAGGGAAGGGACTGGACAGCCTACCTCACTGCAGTCTGATGCGACACCCGTAAAATACTGTAAAGATGTCCCTGTTGCTGCTGCGGCAGCTGCAGCAGCAGCTGCTGTTGTTGCATCTTCAATGGTAGTAGCTGCAGCAAAGTCAAACACTGACTCAAATATTGAACTGCCTGTGGCTGCTGCAGCCACTGCTACTGCCGCAGCTATGGTAGCAACAACTGCTGCTGTGACAAAGCAGTATGAGCAGGGTGCACGAAGTGATGGAGATACAGATTCTGCTGGTAATGAGCCATGTGATAGTGGAGGACAGGAACATGGTTCTTTTAGGCAAAATACAGAAGGTGAGAGACTATTGGATAGGTCAGCTGGCAATGAGAGCACAAAATCTGATCTTGATGATGTTGCGGAATGTGAGATTCCATGGGAGGAACTCACCTTGGGTGAACGTATTGGACTAG GATCATATGGAGAGGTATATCGAGGGGAATGGCATGGAACT GAAGTTGCTGTGAAGAGGTTCCTAGACCAAGATATTTCTGGCGAATCACTAGTAGAATTCAAAAAAGAG GTGCTAATCATGAGAAAGGTTAGGCACCCAAATGTTGTTCTCTTCATGGGAGCTGTAACTCGTGTTCCAAATCTTTCAATTGTTACAGAATTTCTTCCTAG AGGTAGTTTGTATAGGTTACTTCATCGTCCAAGCAATCAGTTAGATGAGCGGAGGCGCTTGAGGATGGCCCTGGATGCT GCTCGGGGAATGAATTACTTGCACAACTGCACACCGGTAATTGTACATCGTGATTTGAAGTCTCCAAATCTTCTAGTTGATAAAAATTGGGTCGTCAAG GTATGTGATTTTGGATTATCACGGATGAAGAACAGCACATTTCTCTCTTCAAGGTCAACTGCTGGAACG GCCGAGTGGATGGCTCCAGAAGTGCTTAGAAATGAACCTTCAGACGAAAA GTgtgatgtttatagttttggggtCATACTATGGGAGCTATCAACGATGCAACAGCCATGGGG
- the LOC123204421 gene encoding probable serine/threonine-protein kinase SIS8 isoform X1, with the protein MKNLLKKLHVMANPSEDSERSASSKISKSHESSSSSSSSSLRNPENKSISGLSNWLNSAKNKKSPSPPSSSNVTKAERTTEAVDLVSASGSDVVLDTARRDSGSTNSRDPDIEEEYQIQLALELSAKEDPEAVQIEAVKQISLGSCDPGNTPAEVVAYRYRNYSSLSYDDKILDGFYDLYGILMASSSDRMPSLVDLQGTPVSDCVTWEAVLVNRAADANLLNLEQKALEVAVKLRSRTLASVSRDLVQKLAVLVAEHMGGPVEDPENMSRGFQSFSYSLKATLGSMVLPLGSLKIGLARHRALLFKVIADSVGIPCRLVKGLQYTGSDDVAMNFVRIDDGREYIVDLMADPGTLIPSDAVGSHIDYDDSFYSASPLSRDIDSSHVASSSSGVGSSFEEHSEIGTSDKRTRFRSSVAIAGQSEDSGKFGTSSNFPETIRGEEESNKIPSNIERVPAQEFPGRSSYPFTHARSPSWTEGVSSPAARRMKVKDVSQYMIDAAKENPQLAQKLHDVLLESGVVAPPNLFTEICQEQLDASTAEVRSPTEMKDEYKRGIESRESKDQDDLSPPRFLPPLPRHRVHSKATPHFDQPEYVNKPNEGLGFNFSDIREGTGQPTSLQSDATPVKYCKDVPVAAAAAAAAAAVVASSMVVAAAKSNTDSNIELPVAAAATATAAAMVATTAAVTKQYEQGARSDGDTDSAGNEPCDSGGQEHGSFRQNTEGERLLDRSAGNESTKSDLDDVAECEIPWEELTLGERIGLGSYGEVYRGEWHGTEVAVKRFLDQDISGESLVEFKKEVLIMRKVRHPNVVLFMGAVTRVPNLSIVTEFLPRGSLYRLLHRPSNQLDERRRLRMALDAARGMNYLHNCTPVIVHRDLKSPNLLVDKNWVVKVCDFGLSRMKNSTFLSSRSTAGTAEWMAPEVLRNEPSDEKCDVYSFGVILWELSTMQQPWGGMNPMQVVGAVGFQHRRLDIPDNMDPAIADIIQKCWQTDPRLRPTFAEIMAALKPLQKPITSSLVPRPSA; encoded by the exons ATGAAGAATCTTCTCAAGAAGCTTCATGTCATGGCTAATCCATCGGAAGATTCAGAAAGATCTGCTTCATCAAAGATTAGTAAGTCCCAtgaatcatcatcatcttcttcttcatcatcccTTCGTAATCCTGAGAATAAATCCATTTCTGGTCTTTCAAATTGGTTAAATTcagctaaaaataaaaaaagtccaAGTCCACCATCTTCCTCAAATGTGACAAAAGCTGAAAGAACAACTGAGGCAGTTGACTTGGTTAGTGCTAGTGGCTCAGATGTTGTTTTGGATACTGCGAGGCGCGACTCAGGGTCCACCAACTCCAGGGATCCTGATATAGAGGAAGAGTATCAGATTCAATTGGCTTTGGAGTTGAGTGCGAAGGAGGATCCTGAGGCTGTTCAGATTGAGGCTGTTAAACAAATCAGTTTAGGTTCTTGTGATCCTGGAAATACTCCTGCTGAAGTTGTCGCATATAGATACAGG AATTACAGTTCTCTTAGCTATGATGACAAGATCTTGGATGGATTTTATGACCTGTATGGAATATTGATGGCGTCCTCCTCAGACAGAATGCCATCCCTTGTTGATTTGCAAGGAACACCTGTTTCAGATTGTGTCACTTGGGAAGCGGTTTTGGTCAATAGAGCTGCTGATGCAAATTTGTTAAACCTTGAACAGAAGGCCCTTGAGGTGGCTGTCAAGTTAAGATCACGAACTCTAGCTTCTGTGAGCAGAGATTTAGTGCAAAAGCTTGCTGTTTTAGTTGCTGAACACATGGGTGGACCAGTTGAGGATCCTGAAAACATGTCAAGAGGATTTCAAAGTTTTAGTTACAGTTTGAAAGCAACTCTTGGTAGTATGGTCTTGCCACTTGGTTCCCTGAAAATTGGTTTGGCTCGTCACCGTGCATTGTTGTTTAAG GTTATCGCTGATAGTGTGGGCATCCCCTGCCGGTTGGTGAAGGGACTGCAATATACAGGTTCTGATGATGTGGCAATGAATTTTGTTAGGATTGATGATGGAAG GGAGTACATTGTTGACCTAATGGCAGATCCTGGAACTCTTATTCCTTCTGATGCAGTTGGATCACATATAGATTATGATGATTCTTTTTACTCAGCCAGTCCTTTATCCAGAGACATTGACTCATCTCATGTAGCCTCCTCCAGCAGTGGGGTTGGGAGCTCATTCGAAGAACATTCTGAGATTGGGACATCTGACAAGAGAACCAGGTTCAGGAGTTCTGTTGCTATAGCTGGTCAATCTGAAGACTCTGGAAAATTTGGTACTTCTTCAAATTTTCCTGAAACAATTAGAGGTGAGGAAGAATCCAATAAAATTCCTTCCAATATTGAGAGGGTGCCAGCACAAGAATTTCCGGGCAGGTCTAGTTATCCTTTTACACATGCAAGATCTCCTTCCTGGACTGAAGGTGTTAGCTCTCCGGCAGCACGTAGAATGAAAGTGAAAGATGTTTCACAGTACATGATTGATGCTGCCAAAGAGAATCCACAATTGGCTCAGAAGCTTCATGATGTGTTGCTTGAAAGTGGTGTTGTTGCTCCTCCAAATTTGTTTACTGAAATCTGTCAAGAGCAATTAGATGCATCCACAGCCGAGGTCAGGTCTCCAACTGAAATGAAGGATGAATATAAACGGGGTATTGAAAGCAGAGAAAGTAAGGATCAAGATGATCTGAGTCCACCTCGTTTTTTGCCTCCGCTACCCCGTCATAGAGTGCATTCTAAGGCAACTCCTCATTTTGACCAACCTGAGTATGTTAATAAGCCCAACGAAGGTTTAGGGTTCAATTTTTCTGATATAAGGGAAGGGACTGGACAGCCTACCTCACTGCAGTCTGATGCGACACCCGTAAAATACTGTAAAGATGTCCCTGTTGCTGCTGCGGCAGCTGCAGCAGCAGCTGCTGTTGTTGCATCTTCAATGGTAGTAGCTGCAGCAAAGTCAAACACTGACTCAAATATTGAACTGCCTGTGGCTGCTGCAGCCACTGCTACTGCCGCAGCTATGGTAGCAACAACTGCTGCTGTGACAAAGCAGTATGAGCAGGGTGCACGAAGTGATGGAGATACAGATTCTGCTGGTAATGAGCCATGTGATAGTGGAGGACAGGAACATGGTTCTTTTAGGCAAAATACAGAAGGTGAGAGACTATTGGATAGGTCAGCTGGCAATGAGAGCACAAAATCTGATCTTGATGATGTTGCGGAATGTGAGATTCCATGGGAGGAACTCACCTTGGGTGAACGTATTGGACTAG GATCATATGGAGAGGTATATCGAGGGGAATGGCATGGAACT GAAGTTGCTGTGAAGAGGTTCCTAGACCAAGATATTTCTGGCGAATCACTAGTAGAATTCAAAAAAGAG GTGCTAATCATGAGAAAGGTTAGGCACCCAAATGTTGTTCTCTTCATGGGAGCTGTAACTCGTGTTCCAAATCTTTCAATTGTTACAGAATTTCTTCCTAG AGGTAGTTTGTATAGGTTACTTCATCGTCCAAGCAATCAGTTAGATGAGCGGAGGCGCTTGAGGATGGCCCTGGATGCT GCTCGGGGAATGAATTACTTGCACAACTGCACACCGGTAATTGTACATCGTGATTTGAAGTCTCCAAATCTTCTAGTTGATAAAAATTGGGTCGTCAAG GTATGTGATTTTGGATTATCACGGATGAAGAACAGCACATTTCTCTCTTCAAGGTCAACTGCTGGAACG GCCGAGTGGATGGCTCCAGAAGTGCTTAGAAATGAACCTTCAGACGAAAA GTgtgatgtttatagttttggggtCATACTATGGGAGCTATCAACGATGCAACAGCCATGGGG
- the LOC123204929 gene encoding uncharacterized protein LOC123204929 → MDPSSFLHLSTDSLAPPPYQPPPPPPSLAHHHHHHLPPPPLASSAATIANPTPPSVNHNNNHPPYTEMISSAITALKEKDGSSKRAIAKYIEKVYANVLPPNHSALLTHHLKRLKNTGQLVMVKKSYKLPRSDDVVASSIPPESINVISENATAIGSTHGPKAGRGRGRPPKVATTTSDSVLASLGLVDQPKRGRGRPRKGDVVVVAAAVAPRGPMKGKGRPPKAKKRGPGRPKKPKSLTGKLGPGRPPKVQVQAQAQPQPQAQEQVLNPVVVTYDDANAAMTNLARPRGRPKKIGGTTMAGDGAVKQRGRPSKKGVSSTGRPVGRPKKNPSGASTETAGAAAIGDLKRKLELFQTKVRQAVSVLKPHLTSENQISALAAIQELEVLAVMDISTQLKDDTQVAQPPPPPAPQQHQQQQPQLPLV, encoded by the exons ATGGACCCTTCCTCCTTTCTCCACCTTTCTACCGACTCTCTTGCCCCTCCGCCTTATCAACCGCCGCCTCCTCCTCCCTCTCTTgcccaccaccaccatcaccaccTTCCTCCTCCACCACTGGCTTCCTCCGCCGCCACCATCGCCAACCCTACTCCTCCCTCTGTCAATCACAATAACAATCACCCTCCTTACACTGAG ATGATAAGCTCGGCCATCACTGCTTTGAAAGAGAAAGACGGGTCAAGCAAGCGAGCTATCGCCAAGTATATTGAGAAAGTTTACGCGAATGTTCTTCCGCCGAATCACTCGGCCTTGTTGACTCACCACCTCAAGCGGTTGAAGAACACGGGTCAGCTTGTTATGGTGAAGAAATCTTACAAGCTTCCTAGATCTGATGATGTTGTCGCTTCAAGTATTCCTCCGGAAAGTATCAATGTGATTTCCGAAAATGCCACTGCTATTGGTTCAACCCATGGGCCTAAAGCGGGTCGGGGCCGGGGCCGGCCGCCCAAGGTTGCTACAACTACTAGTGATAGTGTTTTGGCTTCGCTGGGGTTGGTTGATCAGCCTAAGCGAGGGCGAGGTCGTCCGAGGAAGGGTGatgtggtggtggtggcggcgGCGGTGGCCCCACGTGGGCCTATGAAGGGGAAAGGCAGGCCACCGAAGGCAAAGAAGAGGGGCCCGGGACGTCCTAAAAAGCCGAAGAGTTTGACAGGTAAATTGGGTCCTGGCCGTCCACCTAAAGttcaagttcaagctcaagcACAACCTCAACCTCAAGCTCAAGAGCAGGTGCTTAATCCTGTGGTGGTTACTTATGATGATGCAAATGCGGCAATGACCAATTTAGCCAGGCCTAGAGGGCGGCCAAAGAAGATCGGCGGCACAACTATGGCTGGTGATGGTGCTGTGAAGCAGCGTGGCCGACCATCGAAAAAGGGTGTGAGCAGTACTGGAAGGCCCGTTGGTCGTCCCAAGAAG AACCCATCAGGAGCATCAACTGAAACAGCAGGAGCTGCCGCCATTGGAGACCTTAAAAGGAAGCTTGAACTCTTT CAAACAAAAGTCAGGCAAGCCGTCAGCGTGTTGAAGCCTCATTTAACCAGTGAAAACCAGATCAGTGCATTGGCAGCAATCCAAGAGCTAGAAGTGTTGGCAGTGATGGACATTAGCACCCAGTTGAAAGATGATACTCAAGTAGCCCAACCACCACCGCCACCAGCTccacaacaacatcaacaacaacaaccaCAACTGCCACTGGTTTAA